From Arcticibacter tournemirensis, one genomic window encodes:
- the pflB gene encoding formate C-acetyltransferase — MKTDVTAVPFESGEWNTTINVYDFVVKNIKPYTGDSSFLAGPSAKTTRLWDACKAELLKERANNGCLAIDTETISTMTAFKPGYIKKEDEVIVGIQTDQFLKRAMKPFGGIKLVESAVKERGLEVSDRVKDIFTYAKNHNEGVFNAYDPEIRAFRSKHVLTGLPDNYARGRIIGDFRRLALYGVDQLIKFKKADLAKVSGEMTEHKVRLREEINTQIGALKDMIVMAAEYGFDISRPAANALEAVQWVYFAYLAAVKEQDGAAMSLGNVSSFLDIYIERDLAAGVITEEEAQEMIDHFVMKLRTVRHLRPASYDEIFGGDPTWVTESIGGILHDGRTKVTKTSFRFLQTLYNLGASPEPNLTVLWSDKLPEGFKKFCAQVSIDTSSIQYENDDLMRPNRGSDDYGIACCVSYQEIGKAIQHFGARANLPKALLIALNGGREEHDGVEVIKNIPQLPDGTLDYDMVFDLFKRTLSELARVYAKAMFIIHYMHDKYYYERAQMALIDSDPRIDIAYGAAGISIIADSLSAIKYAKVTPVRNEKGLTVDFKIEGNFPQYGNDDDRADSIAQEVTHFFINELRKHQTYKNSTPTLSLLTITSNVMYGSNTGATPDGRKGGESFAPGANPMHGRDCSGAIASLNSVAKLNYNDAQDGISNTFSMIPKSLGDTREEQINNLVNTMEGYFKHMAHHLNVNVLNRETLMDAYNHPENYPQLTIRVSGYAVNFVRLSRAHQLEVIARTFHESM, encoded by the coding sequence ATGAAAACAGATGTCACAGCAGTTCCGTTCGAATCAGGAGAATGGAATACAACAATCAATGTGTATGACTTTGTTGTAAAAAACATCAAGCCTTATACCGGAGATTCTTCCTTTCTAGCCGGCCCTTCAGCAAAGACCACAAGATTGTGGGATGCCTGCAAAGCAGAACTTTTAAAGGAAAGAGCTAACAATGGGTGCCTTGCGATAGACACTGAAACAATTTCTACCATGACGGCTTTCAAGCCGGGGTATATAAAAAAAGAAGATGAAGTTATTGTAGGTATTCAAACAGATCAATTCCTCAAAAGGGCAATGAAACCTTTTGGTGGTATTAAGCTGGTTGAATCTGCAGTTAAAGAGCGTGGATTAGAGGTATCTGACCGAGTAAAGGATATTTTCACTTACGCAAAAAACCACAACGAAGGCGTATTTAACGCTTACGATCCTGAGATCAGGGCATTCCGTTCAAAACACGTATTAACAGGCCTTCCTGATAACTACGCACGTGGCCGTATCATCGGTGACTTCCGTCGTCTGGCCCTTTATGGTGTAGATCAGCTGATCAAATTTAAAAAAGCAGATCTCGCGAAAGTTAGCGGTGAAATGACTGAACATAAAGTTCGTCTTCGCGAAGAGATCAATACACAGATTGGCGCCTTAAAGGACATGATCGTTATGGCTGCCGAATATGGTTTCGATATCAGCCGTCCTGCTGCTAACGCTCTTGAAGCTGTACAGTGGGTATATTTCGCCTACCTTGCTGCTGTTAAAGAGCAAGACGGTGCTGCTATGTCATTAGGAAATGTATCTTCATTCCTTGATATCTATATTGAAAGAGACCTTGCAGCCGGAGTGATCACTGAAGAAGAAGCTCAGGAGATGATCGACCATTTCGTAATGAAATTACGTACTGTACGCCATTTACGCCCTGCCTCTTACGATGAGATCTTTGGTGGCGATCCTACATGGGTTACCGAATCAATTGGTGGTATCCTGCATGACGGTCGTACGAAAGTAACTAAAACATCTTTCCGTTTCCTTCAGACGCTTTATAACTTAGGAGCTTCTCCGGAACCAAACCTGACAGTACTTTGGTCTGACAAACTACCTGAAGGCTTTAAGAAATTCTGTGCTCAGGTTTCTATTGATACTTCCTCTATTCAATACGAGAACGATGACCTTATGCGTCCGAACCGTGGTTCTGACGACTATGGAATTGCCTGCTGTGTATCTTACCAGGAAATAGGAAAGGCTATTCAGCATTTCGGTGCAAGAGCCAACCTGCCTAAAGCATTATTAATTGCATTAAACGGAGGCCGCGAAGAACATGACGGCGTTGAAGTAATTAAGAACATTCCTCAGCTGCCTGACGGTACTCTTGATTATGACATGGTATTCGACCTGTTCAAACGCACTTTAAGTGAGCTGGCAAGGGTATATGCTAAAGCAATGTTTATCATTCACTACATGCATGATAAATACTATTACGAAAGAGCTCAAATGGCTCTGATTGATTCCGATCCCCGGATTGATATAGCTTACGGCGCTGCCGGTATATCTATTATCGCAGACTCTTTATCTGCTATTAAGTATGCCAAAGTAACTCCGGTTCGTAATGAAAAAGGACTGACTGTTGACTTCAAAATTGAAGGAAACTTCCCTCAGTACGGTAATGACGACGATCGTGCCGACAGCATTGCACAGGAAGTAACTCATTTCTTTATTAATGAATTACGTAAACACCAGACATACAAAAACTCTACTCCTACTCTTTCATTGCTTACCATTACCTCTAATGTGATGTATGGAAGCAATACAGGTGCAACTCCTGACGGACGTAAGGGAGGTGAGTCATTTGCTCCTGGTGCAAATCCAATGCACGGACGCGACTGCAGCGGTGCTATTGCGTCATTGAATTCTGTAGCAAAACTTAATTATAATGATGCTCAGGACGGAATTTCAAACACCTTCTCTATGATCCCGAAATCACTGGGAGATACAAGGGAAGAGCAGATCAACAACCTGGTGAACACCATGGAAGGATACTTCAAGCATATGGCACATCACTTGAATGTGAACGTTCTTAACAGGGAAACACTGATGGATGCTTACAACCATCCAGAAAATTATCCACAGTTAACGATCCGCGTTTCAGGTTACGCTGTAAACTTTGTACGCCTTTCGCGCGCTCACCAATTGGAGGTAATTGCCCGTACTTTCCACGAAAGTATGTAA
- a CDS encoding glycoside hydrolase family 2 protein produces the protein MNIKRTLFLLIVLLGTGIAARAQKGISKEVQYLSGTDNRNTVTWDFWCTGGRKSGSWATIQVPSHWEQQGFGAYNYGRDYVTYGKNFRFADEKGIYKYGFSVPRSWEEKDVYIVFEGSMTDTEVKINGKLAGPVHQGSFYQFKYNINDKLKFGGVNQLEVLVSKMSADASVNNAERLADYWIFGGIFRPVYLEALPKEHIGWTAIDAKADGSFNMNVYLKNVAAGREIIAEIVDSKGNIAGTAKAMTRGNDSLVNLKTKIKNPLLWTAETPNLYKAVIYIKESGNPVYQTSEIFGFRTIEVRRQDGIYVNGTKIKMKGVNRHVWWPETGRAVNSEIDLNDVKLMKEMNMNAVRCSHYPPDKSFLNICDSLGLYVLDELAGWQKAYGTKAGAPLVREMVIRDVNHPSIIFWSNGNEGGHNFDLDDDYGLYDLSRRPVIHAHHKPGNAFRGIDCNHYEDYYSSRSILADTNIYMPTEFLHSQDDGGGGASLADFWELHWNSKKGAGGFIWALVDEGIVRTDLNGMIDVNGVNAPDGLVGPHRQKEGSVNAIREIYSPVKITMKELPANFKGEIILENRYHFTNLNQCTFKWELVNFKKPADFYTDYTVLKEGDAKAPSVAPVGKGVLKLNLPSNWREFDGLTLAAYDPFKNQVYKWTWKVKSNVTLLDSLVLTKSTDPVNVTETDSTVTLKASGIAVTFSKKTGRLAGLANDYSARLSFSNGPVLVSGNAVFTGLKHYKENDAYVVEASYSGDMKSVRWKMYGSGWLEMAYEYSLEGTYPFAGVSFSYPENYILGAKWLGKGPYRVWKNRPQGVTYNVWQNRNNNSQTGSAPWAYPEFKGYYADITWMEINTVEGKFTVASKDKDLFVRLFDFYALSGPKPHPSLPAGDISFLDAIPPIGTKLALNISANTSRLGPESEMNKLSGITKRTLYFYFGLPKHSMENKQFVMPKENILTD, from the coding sequence ATGAATATAAAACGTACGCTTTTCTTACTTATAGTACTCCTGGGAACTGGCATTGCTGCGCGGGCACAAAAAGGGATATCCAAAGAAGTACAATATCTCTCGGGAACGGACAACCGAAACACCGTTACCTGGGACTTCTGGTGTACCGGGGGAAGAAAAAGCGGAAGCTGGGCTACTATCCAGGTACCCTCACATTGGGAACAACAGGGCTTTGGCGCTTATAATTATGGCCGGGACTATGTGACTTATGGAAAGAATTTCCGCTTTGCTGATGAAAAGGGTATTTATAAATATGGATTTTCCGTACCTCGAAGCTGGGAGGAAAAGGATGTTTATATCGTATTTGAAGGGTCAATGACCGACACAGAGGTTAAGATTAATGGCAAGCTTGCAGGGCCCGTACACCAGGGGTCTTTCTACCAGTTTAAATACAATATCAACGACAAGCTCAAATTCGGCGGCGTGAATCAGCTTGAGGTGCTGGTTAGTAAGATGTCTGCTGATGCTTCTGTGAATAATGCGGAACGACTGGCGGATTACTGGATATTTGGGGGGATCTTCCGGCCGGTGTATCTCGAAGCCCTGCCTAAGGAACATATCGGCTGGACTGCCATCGACGCTAAAGCCGATGGCTCGTTTAATATGAACGTATACCTTAAGAATGTTGCAGCGGGTAGGGAAATCATAGCGGAGATTGTTGATTCAAAGGGAAATATAGCCGGGACAGCAAAGGCTATGACTCGCGGAAACGATTCCCTCGTTAATTTGAAAACTAAAATAAAGAACCCGCTTTTATGGACCGCCGAAACGCCGAACCTTTACAAGGCGGTAATCTATATAAAAGAATCCGGCAATCCGGTGTATCAGACTTCAGAGATATTCGGATTCAGAACAATTGAAGTTAGACGGCAGGATGGCATCTACGTGAACGGGACAAAAATAAAAATGAAAGGAGTTAACCGTCATGTTTGGTGGCCTGAAACCGGGAGAGCAGTAAACTCTGAGATAGATCTCAATGATGTGAAACTGATGAAGGAAATGAATATGAATGCCGTTCGGTGTTCGCATTACCCGCCCGACAAGAGCTTTCTCAATATCTGTGACTCACTGGGCCTTTATGTGCTTGATGAGCTTGCCGGATGGCAAAAGGCGTACGGTACAAAAGCCGGAGCTCCGCTGGTAAGAGAAATGGTGATCCGGGATGTCAATCATCCTTCAATCATTTTCTGGAGCAACGGGAATGAAGGGGGACATAATTTCGACCTCGACGACGATTATGGACTTTATGATCTTTCTAGAAGGCCCGTTATTCATGCCCACCATAAGCCGGGGAATGCCTTTAGGGGGATAGATTGTAATCATTACGAAGATTATTACAGCAGCCGAAGTATACTGGCTGATACGAATATTTATATGCCTACCGAATTCCTGCACTCCCAGGATGACGGTGGCGGAGGCGCCTCGCTGGCTGATTTCTGGGAACTTCATTGGAATTCGAAAAAAGGCGCTGGTGGCTTTATCTGGGCATTGGTGGATGAGGGGATTGTTCGTACCGACCTGAATGGGATGATTGATGTGAATGGTGTAAATGCACCGGACGGGCTGGTAGGACCGCATCGCCAGAAGGAGGGAAGTGTAAACGCTATCCGCGAGATTTATTCGCCGGTAAAGATCACTATGAAAGAGTTGCCTGCAAACTTCAAAGGCGAGATCATACTAGAGAACCGCTATCATTTTACGAACCTAAACCAATGCACATTCAAATGGGAACTCGTAAATTTTAAAAAACCTGCTGACTTCTATACTGATTATACTGTTTTAAAGGAAGGAGATGCTAAAGCGCCTTCAGTAGCTCCTGTTGGAAAAGGTGTTTTAAAGTTAAACCTTCCTTCCAACTGGAGAGAGTTTGATGGCCTTACCCTGGCAGCTTATGATCCGTTTAAAAATCAGGTCTATAAATGGACATGGAAGGTTAAAAGCAATGTAACTTTGCTGGATAGTCTGGTGCTCACTAAAAGCACTGATCCGGTAAACGTTACAGAAACTGATAGCACTGTTACGCTTAAGGCAAGCGGCATTGCAGTAACTTTCAGTAAAAAGACGGGTCGATTAGCGGGTTTGGCGAACGACTACAGCGCCAGGTTGTCGTTTTCAAACGGGCCGGTACTCGTAAGTGGTAATGCGGTATTCACCGGGTTAAAGCATTATAAAGAGAACGATGCTTATGTTGTGGAGGCTTCCTATAGCGGCGACATGAAATCAGTACGATGGAAAATGTATGGCAGTGGGTGGCTTGAGATGGCTTATGAATACAGCCTGGAAGGAACTTACCCTTTCGCCGGCGTAAGCTTCAGCTATCCTGAAAACTATATTTTGGGTGCTAAGTGGCTGGGAAAAGGACCTTACAGAGTGTGGAAGAACCGGCCGCAGGGAGTAACCTATAACGTATGGCAGAACCGAAATAATAATAGCCAAACTGGCAGCGCTCCCTGGGCTTACCCGGAGTTTAAAGGATATTATGCAGATATCACCTGGATGGAGATAAACACTGTGGAAGGCAAATTTACAGTGGCCAGTAAAGATAAAGACTTGTTTGTAAGACTATTCGATTTTTACGCATTGTCTGGTCCAAAACCGCACCCCTCACTCCCGGCGGGCGATATTTCTTTCCTGGATGCGATTCCTCCCATTGGAACTAAATTAGCGCTAAACATCAGCGCCAACACATCAAGGCTTGGCCCTGAAAGCGAAATGAACAAGCTAAGTGGCATAACAAAAAGAACCCTTTATTTCTATTTCGGACTGCCGAAACATTCGATGGAGAATAAACAGTTTGTTATGCCAAAGGAAAATATATTGACAGATTAA
- the pflA gene encoding pyruvate formate-lyase-activating protein: MYFPLQDIEAAKLNIDDPDHLRIHSLETFGTHDGPGIRMVIFVQGCQFRCLYCQNPDTLDVRGGTMVEIKELVNRAIRQKTYFGKEGGVTVSGGEPLLQRSKLLKFFKLLHEEGINTCLDTNGRLNNAQVHELLEHTDLVLLDVKHINDDIHHKLTGLTNKNTLDLAAYRESSGKRMWLRYVLVPGWTDQEQYLEEWGQRFTDYKTVERVEIIPFHQLGLHKWELLNMKYPLKDTPSPSEEIKQTALSIFSKYFGNVVLK; the protein is encoded by the coding sequence ATGTATTTTCCATTACAGGATATAGAAGCAGCAAAACTGAATATAGATGATCCGGATCATTTACGGATCCACTCTCTTGAGACATTTGGTACGCACGACGGGCCGGGCATACGGATGGTGATATTTGTACAGGGTTGTCAGTTCAGATGTCTTTATTGTCAAAACCCCGATACACTGGATGTCAGAGGGGGAACAATGGTAGAGATTAAAGAGCTGGTGAACCGAGCTATCCGTCAGAAAACCTATTTTGGAAAAGAAGGTGGGGTAACAGTATCGGGAGGAGAGCCTCTGCTTCAACGCAGTAAGTTGCTTAAGTTTTTTAAGTTGCTGCATGAGGAAGGTATCAACACCTGCCTCGACACCAACGGAAGGCTGAACAATGCACAGGTTCATGAGTTGCTGGAACATACAGACCTGGTGCTGCTTGATGTAAAGCATATCAATGACGATATTCATCACAAGCTTACGGGTTTAACAAACAAGAATACTTTAGATCTCGCTGCCTATAGAGAATCTTCCGGAAAACGGATGTGGCTGCGCTACGTTCTGGTACCGGGATGGACGGATCAGGAGCAATACCTCGAAGAATGGGGCCAGCGTTTTACAGATTATAAAACTGTGGAAAGGGTGGAAATTATCCCGTTCCATCAATTAGGCCTTCATAAGTGGGAACTCCTAAATATGAAGTATCCACTAAAAGATACACCCTCTCCATCAGAGGAGATAAAGCAAACAGCATTGAGCATTTTCAGCAAGTATTTTGGGAATGTGGTGCTGAAATAG
- a CDS encoding glycoside hydrolase family 43 protein — MRVPRLFAVLNFLAILSLSSLAAAQTSAANKLSKKTYKNPLKVALGDPYVLHDKGTYYMYGTGGGAKDGFLAYSSKDLVNWKNEGQVYFGNTNNSWSTDAFWAPEVYQVKGKYYMFFSAQWRHNPTNEEENFRIGVAVADKPTGPFKDLSDRPVFDPGYPIIDANVFFDKDGKVYLYYSRCCYKHAVESEVADWARKKGWYNKIEESWIYGVELKPDFSGVIGKPVMILRPPVSMKDKQAEWESRSVTSKEVNRRWTEGSTTFRRGNTYYMMYSANHFGGEHYAVGYATSKSPLGPYTKASNNPVLQKNTEKGGDVTGTGHNSITYSPNGKEMFCVYHGRTTSTGKERVVFIDRMDILKDGRLVVNGPTTSAQPVPY, encoded by the coding sequence ATGAGAGTTCCTAGACTATTTGCTGTTTTAAATTTCCTTGCAATTTTATCATTATCAAGCCTCGCTGCTGCCCAGACTTCCGCAGCTAATAAGCTTTCGAAGAAAACGTATAAAAATCCTCTTAAAGTAGCCTTGGGCGATCCCTATGTGCTGCATGATAAGGGAACCTATTACATGTACGGTACAGGTGGTGGCGCAAAAGATGGTTTTCTGGCCTATTCGTCCAAAGATCTCGTTAACTGGAAAAACGAGGGTCAGGTATACTTTGGGAATACGAATAATTCATGGAGTACAGACGCTTTCTGGGCACCGGAGGTATATCAGGTGAAAGGTAAGTATTATATGTTCTTCAGTGCTCAATGGAGGCATAATCCAACAAACGAGGAAGAGAATTTTCGCATTGGGGTTGCTGTGGCTGATAAGCCTACCGGTCCTTTTAAGGACCTTAGTGATCGTCCTGTTTTCGATCCCGGATATCCGATAATTGATGCCAATGTGTTTTTTGATAAAGATGGAAAAGTTTATTTGTACTATTCCCGTTGCTGTTATAAACACGCCGTGGAAAGCGAAGTAGCGGATTGGGCGCGTAAAAAGGGATGGTATAATAAAATCGAGGAAAGCTGGATATATGGTGTAGAGCTTAAACCTGACTTTAGCGGTGTAATTGGAAAGCCTGTCATGATTTTACGTCCTCCTGTGAGTATGAAGGATAAGCAGGCCGAATGGGAAAGCCGTTCGGTTACATCCAAAGAGGTAAACCGCCGGTGGACAGAAGGGTCCACAACCTTTAGACGCGGTAATACTTATTATATGATGTATTCTGCCAACCATTTTGGCGGGGAGCACTATGCCGTTGGATACGCTACTTCAAAAAGTCCGCTTGGCCCGTATACTAAGGCATCAAACAATCCGGTACTTCAAAAGAATACAGAAAAAGGTGGCGACGTAACCGGAACAGGCCATAATAGTATAACGTATTCTCCCAATGGCAAAGAAATGTTCTGCGTTTACCATGGTCGCACTACCTCCACAGGAAAAGAAAGGGTAGTTTTTATAGATCGCATGGATATTCTTAAAGACGGCAGACTGGTGGTGAACGGCCCAACTACGTCTGCTCAGCCGGTACCATATTAG
- a CDS encoding glycoside hydrolase family 43 protein, protein MKQLSIIFSFLFILTAITVHAEQANGDTTFTSNGNPVITHKYTADPAVLVYKDKFYLYTGHDECPPRENRYVMKEWLVFSTEDLVHWTEHPIPLNTSAFTWAKGDAWASQVIERNGKFYWYVAAEHKDIHGKSIGVAVSDSPTGPFKDARGSALITNNMTTQFTKISWDDIDPTVIIDDKGQAYLFWGNTQCYYVKLKENMIETDGPIIPVTNLPHFTEAPWIHKYKGWYYLSYAVGFPEKIAYSMSRNIAGPWEYKGILNEIAGNSNTNHQAIVQFKNNWYFVYHNGGINTEGGSYRRSVCIDKLFYNKDGTIKRIQMTSEGVGR, encoded by the coding sequence ATGAAGCAGCTTTCCATCATTTTCTCTTTCCTCTTTATTTTGACAGCTATTACTGTTCACGCTGAACAAGCAAACGGCGATACGACTTTCACATCCAACGGAAATCCGGTTATCACGCATAAATATACAGCTGATCCAGCCGTACTTGTTTATAAGGACAAGTTCTATCTATACACTGGACACGACGAGTGTCCGCCGCGCGAAAACCGATATGTGATGAAGGAATGGCTGGTATTTTCGACGGAGGACCTGGTACATTGGACTGAACATCCGATACCACTGAATACTTCCGCTTTTACATGGGCGAAGGGGGATGCCTGGGCATCGCAGGTAATTGAACGCAATGGGAAATTCTACTGGTACGTTGCTGCTGAGCATAAAGACATACATGGGAAATCGATTGGAGTAGCGGTTTCAGACAGCCCTACCGGTCCTTTCAAGGATGCACGCGGCTCAGCGCTCATTACCAACAACATGACCACCCAGTTTACAAAGATCAGCTGGGACGATATCGACCCTACGGTAATTATCGATGATAAGGGCCAGGCTTATCTTTTCTGGGGTAACACGCAGTGCTATTACGTCAAACTCAAAGAAAATATGATTGAAACGGATGGTCCAATCATTCCTGTAACTAACCTGCCCCATTTCACGGAAGCGCCGTGGATCCATAAATACAAGGGCTGGTATTACCTTTCGTACGCGGTAGGATTTCCGGAAAAGATAGCTTATTCAATGAGCAGAAATATAGCGGGGCCCTGGGAGTATAAAGGTATCCTTAACGAGATCGCGGGCAATTCAAATACGAATCATCAAGCCATCGTTCAATTTAAGAATAACTGGTATTTCGTTTACCACAACGGCGGCATTAATACAGAAGGCGGCAGCTACCGCCGTTCTGTATGTATTGATAAACTTTTCTACAATAAAGACGGAACCATCAAACGGATACAGATGACCTCAGAGGGTGTAGGTCGTTAG
- a CDS encoding sugar-binding domain-containing protein, whose protein sequence is MGIFLKYIRVILLISLLLVNKAIYALHYTDTISITGVWSFQADPLDAGVSQRWFEKQLKEDITLPGSMAENDKGDEITLNTKWTGSIYDSSFYFNPRLAKYREPGNIKIPFWLTPRKHYVGAAWYQKEVDIPAGWKGKHVVLYLERAHIETRVWVDGREAGMRNSLVSPHEYNLLKLLTPGKHKITIRVDNRIKEINVGPDSHSITDHTQGNWNGIIGKMFLRCGSKVSIRNIQVFPDIANRIARVKISLDNADNAGFRGIISVSARSFNSPFVNEVSPVKSMYELKGTKSEELEVVLPIGDKMQLWDEFNPSLYRLTVRLEGRKEIIDSKEIQFGMREFKTEGNKFLINGRPVFLRGTVNNCEFPLTGFPSMDVPSWERIFNVAKAHGLNHMRFHSWCPPEAAFIAADKVGFYLQPEGPSWPNHGSAIGLGRPIDQYLYDETNRMTNYYGNYASFCMLSAGNEPAGKQVEYLNAFIDYWKKKDSRRVYTGMSVGGSWPVVPDAEYQVRGGVRGLTWDKRPETVSDFSEGLNKFKVPFVAHEMGQWCVFPDFKEIEQYTGVYRAKNFELFRQDLTDRGMADQADDFLRASGKLQVLCYKNEIEKTLRTPGYAGFQLLGLQDFPGQGTALVGVLNAFWREKEYISSKEFSRFCNSAVPLARIPKFVYTSDETFEAGIEVFHSGARPLENALLKWRIKGTGGTILASGTLSPLTSGNANGIPAGKISFPLSEITKASKLNLEVSIENTDFVNDWNFWVYPATQEPFKNEVYYTTSLDAKAKNVLDKGGKVFLNAAGKVVKGKEVSMHFVPVFWNTSWFKMRPPHITGMLIQSGSAAFADFPTDFHSDLQWWEIANRSQVMILEDFPPGFRPLVQPIDTWFLNRRLGLIFEARVGKGMLIVSSADLGPESKRDQPASRQLFTSLIRYMSSGQFNPTAEVDFDTVRDIFETPSKERYGTYTKDSPDELKPVLHQKK, encoded by the coding sequence ATGGGAATATTTTTGAAGTACATCAGAGTCATTCTTTTGATCTCTCTTCTGCTTGTAAATAAAGCGATATATGCTCTTCATTATACTGATACGATATCAATAACAGGGGTATGGAGTTTTCAGGCTGATCCATTGGATGCTGGTGTTTCGCAGCGCTGGTTCGAAAAGCAGTTAAAGGAAGATATAACACTTCCTGGTTCTATGGCAGAAAACGATAAGGGGGATGAGATAACGTTGAATACAAAGTGGACCGGCAGTATATACGATAGCTCTTTCTACTTCAATCCCCGGCTCGCAAAATACAGGGAACCAGGCAACATTAAGATCCCCTTCTGGCTCACTCCCCGTAAGCATTATGTGGGCGCCGCATGGTATCAGAAGGAAGTTGATATCCCTGCCGGATGGAAGGGGAAGCATGTTGTATTATATCTGGAAAGGGCACATATCGAAACGCGTGTGTGGGTTGATGGCAGGGAAGCAGGCATGCGAAATAGTCTGGTTTCTCCCCATGAATACAATCTGTTGAAGTTATTAACACCGGGAAAGCATAAGATTACTATCCGCGTGGATAACCGGATTAAAGAAATTAACGTCGGGCCCGACTCGCACAGCATCACTGATCATACACAGGGGAACTGGAATGGCATCATTGGGAAGATGTTCCTGAGATGCGGTTCTAAAGTTAGTATTCGTAATATTCAGGTTTTTCCTGATATAGCGAACCGGATTGCCAGGGTAAAGATAAGCCTTGACAATGCGGATAATGCAGGGTTCAGGGGGATTATTTCTGTTTCGGCCCGCAGCTTTAACTCACCCTTTGTCAATGAGGTCAGTCCTGTAAAAAGTATGTACGAACTTAAAGGTACGAAGTCTGAAGAGCTTGAAGTCGTTCTCCCTATTGGTGATAAGATGCAGTTATGGGATGAGTTTAATCCCTCTCTGTACCGGCTTACTGTCAGACTTGAGGGAAGGAAGGAGATTATTGACTCAAAAGAGATTCAGTTTGGAATGCGCGAATTTAAAACGGAAGGGAATAAGTTTCTGATCAACGGCAGGCCCGTTTTTCTAAGGGGAACAGTGAATAACTGTGAGTTCCCTTTAACCGGTTTTCCTTCGATGGATGTGCCTTCATGGGAGAGAATTTTCAATGTTGCAAAAGCACATGGACTCAATCACATGAGGTTTCACTCGTGGTGCCCTCCAGAAGCAGCGTTTATAGCGGCCGACAAAGTTGGATTTTATCTTCAACCTGAAGGGCCAAGCTGGCCTAATCATGGTTCTGCTATCGGGCTGGGGCGCCCCATCGACCAGTATCTTTATGACGAGACAAACAGGATGACAAACTATTATGGAAATTACGCCTCCTTTTGTATGCTCTCTGCAGGGAATGAACCGGCAGGAAAACAGGTAGAATATCTTAATGCCTTTATTGATTACTGGAAGAAAAAAGACAGCAGGCGGGTGTATACAGGGATGTCTGTCGGGGGCAGCTGGCCGGTGGTGCCGGATGCGGAATATCAGGTACGCGGGGGGGTACGGGGTCTTACCTGGGATAAGAGGCCTGAAACTGTTTCCGATTTCAGCGAAGGTTTAAATAAGTTTAAGGTTCCTTTTGTTGCGCATGAAATGGGGCAGTGGTGTGTATTTCCTGATTTCAAAGAAATAGAACAGTATACCGGTGTTTACAGAGCGAAAAATTTTGAGCTTTTCCGGCAGGACTTAACAGACCGGGGCATGGCTGACCAGGCTGATGACTTTCTAAGGGCGTCAGGTAAGCTCCAGGTTTTATGTTATAAAAATGAAATAGAGAAGACCCTTCGTACACCGGGATACGCCGGCTTTCAGCTATTGGGATTACAGGACTTTCCGGGACAGGGAACGGCTTTGGTGGGAGTATTGAATGCTTTCTGGCGTGAAAAAGAGTATATTTCATCAAAAGAGTTTTCACGATTTTGCAACTCTGCCGTACCCCTTGCCAGGATCCCGAAGTTTGTATATACCTCAGATGAAACTTTTGAAGCAGGGATTGAGGTTTTTCATTCAGGCGCCCGGCCTTTGGAAAATGCACTATTAAAATGGAGAATTAAAGGCACCGGCGGAACCATTCTTGCATCTGGTACCTTATCGCCATTAACCAGCGGAAATGCGAACGGTATTCCGGCTGGTAAGATAAGCTTTCCCTTGTCAGAGATCACCAAAGCATCAAAGTTAAACCTGGAAGTATCGATTGAGAATACGGACTTCGTAAACGACTGGAATTTCTGGGTGTATCCCGCAACACAGGAGCCTTTTAAAAATGAGGTATACTACACCACTTCGCTGGACGCGAAGGCAAAGAATGTTCTCGACAAAGGAGGAAAGGTTTTTCTGAATGCGGCAGGAAAAGTGGTGAAAGGAAAAGAAGTATCGATGCATTTTGTTCCTGTTTTCTGGAATACTTCTTGGTTTAAGATGAGGCCCCCTCATATAACGGGAATGCTTATACAATCCGGGAGCGCTGCATTCGCCGATTTTCCTACCGATTTTCACTCCGATCTGCAATGGTGGGAAATTGCCAACCGTTCGCAGGTCATGATCCTCGAAGACTTTCCTCCCGGTTTTAGACCATTGGTGCAGCCAATTGATACATGGTTTTTGAATCGCCGCTTAGGACTGATCTTTGAAGCCAGGGTAGGAAAGGGAATGCTGATTGTTTCGAGCGCCGATCTCGGTCCTGAAAGCAAAAGAGATCAGCCTGCGTCCAGACAATTGTTCACAAGCTTGATCCGTTATATGTCGTCCGGCCAATTTAACCCGACTGCAGAAGTCGATTTTGACACAGTAAGGGATATATTTGAAACTCCGTCAAAAGAACGGTACGGTACATATACTAAAGATAGCCCTGACGAGCTGAAACCCGTACTTCATCAAAAGAAGTAA